The Parambassis ranga chromosome 1, fParRan2.1, whole genome shotgun sequence genome includes a region encoding these proteins:
- the cfap97 gene encoding cilia- and flagella-associated protein 97 isoform X2, whose translation MFNPSELEGEVDHAFFDSDCDNASGDGGRKVVKGSENEKKGPAAHESLQVKDAKIKPQVPLGTDKTIKHLKKVEGKRRSRESSRSSDSCTSGKVISDSSDSEDDSKRSNGTFVASLAGASEMDDDYANNQSPKESEEELSASSKKRNKQCSKKLERNRHTQSPSSTETSTDADSESSYCSRSSSLESPILLKPNKSSLYPGVRRTRIGSAGTQDLPNTHTEDSENTVTDVSPLSSPDITPLQSLDLKPKVSEEGNHKEQQQQEEDSVPSSGLISTQQDEDSDQDMDEVSLSLESQLGSKMVFHCHGGRNRKNFSFTNDEVQRIDRENQRLLRELSRLSPGPRPGSVAGKKTHSASNCPLNRLSHSALNRQREQQRIERDNLAFIKRLESVKPTPGLRRSEQLADHQRQLGYLGASSYPVCRTTTKKERSSSRASSVSRPVSSRAAFTTTDSSNTPTPRSKKLSAGRPAWC comes from the exons ATGTTCAACCCCAGCGAACTCGAGGGTGAAGTGGATCACGCGTTTTTTGACAGTGATTGTGATAATGCCAGTGGAGATGGTGGGAGGAAGGTGGTGAAAGGTTCAGAAAACGAAAAGAAGGGCCCAGCAGCTCATGAGAGCTTACAGGTAAAAGATGCAAAAATTAAACCTCAGGTGCCCCTAGGGACTGACAAGACCATAAAACATCTAAAGAAGGTGGAGGGGAAACGGAGGTCCAGGGAGTCCAGCAGGTCGTCTGATTCCTGTACATCAGGTAAAGTGATAAGTGATAGCAGCGACAGTGAGGATGACTCTAAAAGGTCAAATGGAACCTTCGTTGCTTCGTTGGCTGGGGCCAGTGAGATGGACGATGACTATGCTAACAACCAGAGTCCAAAGGAAAGTGAGGAAGAATTATCAGCCAGctcaaaaaagagaaataaacagTGTTCTAAAAAACTGGAAAGAAATCGACACACACAAAGTCCATCTTCCACTGAGACCAGCACAGATGCAGACTCGGAGAGCTCCTATTGCAGCCGGAGCAGCAGCTTGGAGTCACCTATACTCCTCAAACCCAATAAGTCTTCTCTATATCCCGGAGTAAGAAGGACCAGGATAGGCTCAGCAGGAACTCAGGATTTGCCTAACACCCATACAGAGGATTCAGAAAATACAGTGACCGATGTGAGCCCCCTGTCCTCTCCTGACATCACCCCTCTCCAATCCCTGGACCTGAAGCCAAAAGTGTCTGAAGAGGGAAACcataaagagcagcagcagcaagaggaGGATAGTGTGCCCTCCAGTGGGCTGATCAGCACGCAGCAAGATGAGGATTCAGATCAGGACATGGATGAGG TTTCTCTCAGTCTAGAAAGTCAGCTTGGCAGTAAAATGGTCTTCCACTGTCAcggagggagaaacaggaagaaCTTCTCGTTCACCAATGACGAGGTTCAGCGCATTGATCGAGAGAATCAGCGACTACTTCGAGAGCTGTCACGACTTTCTCCAGGGCCCAGGCCAGGAAGTGTGGCAGGGAAGAAAACCCACTCGGCCAGTAACTGCCCTCTGAAtcgactgtctcacagtgcacTCAACAGACAGCGAGAACAGCAACGTATTGAGCGGGACAACTTG GCTTTCATAAAGAGATTAGAGTCTGTCAAGCCCACACCTGGCCTGAGGCGCTCAGAGCAACTAGCAGACCACCAGCGCCAGCTCGGGTACCTTGGAGCTTCTTCATATCCAGTCTGTAGAAccaccacaaaaaaagaaagatctAGCAGCAGGGCATCCTCAG TTTCCAGGCCTGTAAGCTCTAGAGCCGCATTCACCACCACTGACTCCAgtaacacacccacacccagGTCAAAAAAACTGAGTGCAGGCCGACCAGCGTGGTGCTGA
- the cfap97 gene encoding cilia- and flagella-associated protein 97 isoform X1 yields MFNPSELEGEVDHAFFDSDCDNASGDGGRKVVKGSENEKKGPAAHESLQVKDAKIKPQVPLGTDKTIKHLKKVEGKRRSRESSRSSDSCTSGKVISDSSDSEDDSKRSNGTFVASLAGASEMDDDYANNQSPKESEEELSASSKKRNKQCSKKLERNRHTQSPSSTETSTDADSESSYCSRSSSLESPILLKPNKSSLYPGVRRTRIGSAGTQDLPNTHTEDSENTVTDVSPLSSPDITPLQSLDLKPKVSEEGNHKEQQQQEEDSVPSSGLISTQQDEDSDQDMDEVSLSLESQLGSKMVFHCHGGRNRKNFSFTNDEVQRIDRENQRLLRELSRLSPGPRPGSVAGKKTHSASNCPLNRLSHSALNRQREQQRIERDNLAFIKRLESVKPTPGLRRSEQLADHQRQLGYLGASSYPVCRTTTKKERSSSRASSAVSRPVSSRAAFTTTDSSNTPTPRSKKLSAGRPAWC; encoded by the exons ATGTTCAACCCCAGCGAACTCGAGGGTGAAGTGGATCACGCGTTTTTTGACAGTGATTGTGATAATGCCAGTGGAGATGGTGGGAGGAAGGTGGTGAAAGGTTCAGAAAACGAAAAGAAGGGCCCAGCAGCTCATGAGAGCTTACAGGTAAAAGATGCAAAAATTAAACCTCAGGTGCCCCTAGGGACTGACAAGACCATAAAACATCTAAAGAAGGTGGAGGGGAAACGGAGGTCCAGGGAGTCCAGCAGGTCGTCTGATTCCTGTACATCAGGTAAAGTGATAAGTGATAGCAGCGACAGTGAGGATGACTCTAAAAGGTCAAATGGAACCTTCGTTGCTTCGTTGGCTGGGGCCAGTGAGATGGACGATGACTATGCTAACAACCAGAGTCCAAAGGAAAGTGAGGAAGAATTATCAGCCAGctcaaaaaagagaaataaacagTGTTCTAAAAAACTGGAAAGAAATCGACACACACAAAGTCCATCTTCCACTGAGACCAGCACAGATGCAGACTCGGAGAGCTCCTATTGCAGCCGGAGCAGCAGCTTGGAGTCACCTATACTCCTCAAACCCAATAAGTCTTCTCTATATCCCGGAGTAAGAAGGACCAGGATAGGCTCAGCAGGAACTCAGGATTTGCCTAACACCCATACAGAGGATTCAGAAAATACAGTGACCGATGTGAGCCCCCTGTCCTCTCCTGACATCACCCCTCTCCAATCCCTGGACCTGAAGCCAAAAGTGTCTGAAGAGGGAAACcataaagagcagcagcagcaagaggaGGATAGTGTGCCCTCCAGTGGGCTGATCAGCACGCAGCAAGATGAGGATTCAGATCAGGACATGGATGAGG TTTCTCTCAGTCTAGAAAGTCAGCTTGGCAGTAAAATGGTCTTCCACTGTCAcggagggagaaacaggaagaaCTTCTCGTTCACCAATGACGAGGTTCAGCGCATTGATCGAGAGAATCAGCGACTACTTCGAGAGCTGTCACGACTTTCTCCAGGGCCCAGGCCAGGAAGTGTGGCAGGGAAGAAAACCCACTCGGCCAGTAACTGCCCTCTGAAtcgactgtctcacagtgcacTCAACAGACAGCGAGAACAGCAACGTATTGAGCGGGACAACTTG GCTTTCATAAAGAGATTAGAGTCTGTCAAGCCCACACCTGGCCTGAGGCGCTCAGAGCAACTAGCAGACCACCAGCGCCAGCTCGGGTACCTTGGAGCTTCTTCATATCCAGTCTGTAGAAccaccacaaaaaaagaaagatctAGCAGCAGGGCATCCTCAG CAGTTTCCAGGCCTGTAAGCTCTAGAGCCGCATTCACCACCACTGACTCCAgtaacacacccacacccagGTCAAAAAAACTGAGTGCAGGCCGACCAGCGTGGTGCTGA